GATTCCATTCCAGAGAAGAAAACAAAGATAAATTACCAGCATGGGCTTCTTGAACAGGTATAAAACAAAGCAATAAAATCAATAAGAAACAGACAATGTTTTTCTTTGACATAGATAATAAATTCTTTTAGCTCTTATTGATCTATCAGTCTCATTTTTCTGATTTATGCAGTAATTTAGGAATTTTCTCCCACGAATTTAATTAACTTTTGCTTTTGCCCGATAAATTTCCAATCCATCCAAGATTTCAAATAATGTTCGTTATCCTAGAAAAAAGTTTCTAATTCTTCAATTATGCCTTCAGATAGACCTTTACAAAGAAGACAAGTCTTACGTTTAGCAACTTTAGCCACTGGTGCATCTTTATTTCCCTCCGCCTGTCGTGCTATTAATTCAACTGTTGCCGATAACAAGGTAACGGCTCAATCTGCCTCATCTTCCCCTTTAAATCCGCCTCAAATAAGTAAAGTAGTACTGGTTTATAATGAGGATCGTTCTGCTGGTACTCGTCAGGCATTGGATCTTTTACAACCCACTGGATTAAAGGGTAAAACTGTTTTTCTTAAGCCTAACTATAACACTGGTGATCCTGCCCCTGCGGCTACTGATAGTCAACTCTTAGAAACCTTGATTCAAGAATTTCAAGGCGCTCAAGTAGGAGAAATGACCATTGGCGATCGCTCTGGAATGGCAGATACCCGCCAAGCGATGGAGCAAAAAGGGGTTTTTCAATTGGGAGAAAAATACGGTGTAAAAACCCTTGTTTTTGATGAAATGGAAGCCGAAAAATGGCAATATATCTCTGCGGAAGGAACACACTGGCAGAAGGGCTTTGCCTTTGCTCGTCCTATTTTAGACTCAGAAGCAATTGTCAATACCTGTTGCTTAAAAACTCATCAATATGGGGGACATTTTACCCTTTCTCTCAAAAATTCGGTGGGAATGGTAGCAAAATACGTACCGGGAGACTCCTTTAACTATATGGGAGACTTACATTCTTCTGCCCATCAACGGTTAATGATTGCGGAAATTAATCAAGCCTATAAGCCTTCTCTAGTTCTTTTAGACGGGGTGGAAGCCTTTGTTAATGGGGGACCTGCGTCTGGAAAAAAAGTCCGCTCTAACGTCATTTTAGCAGGAGTCGATCGAGTTGCAATAGATGTAGTTGCGATCGCCCTACTTCGTTTATTAGGTACAACAAATCAGGTATCTAATGGATCAATATGGGAGTTAGAGCAAATTCAAAGAGCTGTTGAGTTAGGATTAGGAATAGGTCAAAGTGAACAAATAGAGTTTATTACACCCGATGCAAAAAGTCGGGGAATAGTTGATCAAATCCGACCTTTAATTACTTAAGAAACCTCAGTTTGGTTTAAGTAAGAATATCCGATAAGGTTAGGTGTCAGGTTTCAGGTTTCAGGTTGCAGGTTGCAGGTTAAGCACAAAAAAAGGGTCTTAGAAAAGCTAAAACCCCTAAATTTTATCTATTTTATCGAGAGATAATGTAAATTTTTACAGTTGAGGAATAAACTGTTCTTTTTCAGGAACTTCGGTGTATTCTGCCACGATTTGGCGGAATTCTTCCCCATCAATGGTTTCTTTTTCGATCAATAAATCCACAAGGCGATCGATCACTTCACGGTTATCACGGATAATTTGCCTTGCCATCTTATGACCATGTTCGGCAATCATCTTAATTTGACCGTCAATACGAGCGGCACTTTCTTCGGAATATTCAGCTCTGTTCATTAAGCCTCCCCCTAAGAAAACTTCTCCTCCTTGTCCTTCCAGAGAAAGAGGTCCTAACTCGCTCATGCCGAAACGTGTTACCATTTGACGAGCCATTCCTGTAACCTGTTGTAAGTCTCCTCCTGCACCGGTGGTTACTTCGTCATCGCCAAAAATTTCTTCCTCGGCGGCACGGCCTCCCATTGCTCCAGCAATTCTAGCCATTAATTGAGCTTTGGTGATTAATCCTTGCTCTTCGTTGGGGGTAAACCATGTTAAACCTTGAGCTTGTCCACGAGGAATTAAGGTTACTTTCTGGACAGGATCGTGATCTTTTAGTAATGTACCGACGATCGCATGACCTACTTCATGATAAGCAATCAGACGTTTACTCTTACTGTCCACTAAAGGAGTGCCTTCCATACCTGCAATAACCCGATCCACCGCATCATCAATTTCTGCCATGGTAATTTCAGGTTTACGACGACGGGCGGTTAAAATTGCCGCTTCATTGAGTAAGTTAGCTAAATCTGCTCCACTGAATCCGGGGGTGCGACGTGCGATCGCTTCTATGGAAATTTCGGGGGCGATTTTTTTATTACGAGCGTGAACTTCTAAAACACCAACTCTACCTTTGAAATCAGGGGGATCAACCATTACTTGACGGTCAAAACGTCCAGGACGCATCAAAGCACTATCTAAAACATCAGCGCGGTTAGTAGCGGCAATGACGATAATACCAGTATTACCTTCAAAACCATCCATTTCTGTTAATAATTGGTTTAAGGTTTGTTCTCTTTCATCGTTACCACCACCGATACCTGCACCTCTCTGTCTGCCCACAGCATCAATCTCATCGATAAAGATTAGACAGGGAGCATTTTCTTTCGCTTTTTTGAATAAATCACGGACACGGGAAGCACCTACACCCACAAACATTTCTACAAACTCAGATCCAGAAATGCTGAAGAAAGGAACACCAGCCTCTCCTGCGATCGCTTTTGCCAATAAAGTTTTACCAGTTCCGGGAGGACCTACTAATAAAACACCTTTAGGAATTCTTGCACCAACAGCAGTAAACTTCTCAGGCTGTTTTAAGAAAGTAACAACTTCTTGTAATTCTTCTTTTGCCTCATCAATACCCGCCACATCATCAAACATAACACCAGTTTTGGCTTCCATCATAAAACGGGCTTTGGACTTACCAAAATTCATCGCCTGTCCGGGGCCACCGGGCATATTACTGGAGCGACGGAAAAGGAAAAATAGAGAAGCAATCAACAATACGGGGAAGACTAAATTACCTAAAATGCCCCAAATAGCACCTTCATTACGAA
This is a stretch of genomic DNA from Cyanobacterium aponinum PCC 10605. It encodes these proteins:
- the ftsH2 gene encoding ATP-dependent zinc metalloprotease FtsH2 translates to MKLSWRTVLLWTIPFLVIGFFIWQGSFATNVGNTANTASTRMTYGRFLEYLDKGRVSSVDLYEGGRTAIVEAIDPELHQVQRLRVDLPGTSPELVTKLRESGVNFDSHPVRNEGAIWGILGNLVFPVLLIASLFFLFRRSSNMPGGPGQAMNFGKSKARFMMEAKTGVMFDDVAGIDEAKEELQEVVTFLKQPEKFTAVGARIPKGVLLVGPPGTGKTLLAKAIAGEAGVPFFSISGSEFVEMFVGVGASRVRDLFKKAKENAPCLIFIDEIDAVGRQRGAGIGGGNDEREQTLNQLLTEMDGFEGNTGIIVIAATNRADVLDSALMRPGRFDRQVMVDPPDFKGRVGVLEVHARNKKIAPEISIEAIARRTPGFSGADLANLLNEAAILTARRRKPEITMAEIDDAVDRVIAGMEGTPLVDSKSKRLIAYHEVGHAIVGTLLKDHDPVQKVTLIPRGQAQGLTWFTPNEEQGLITKAQLMARIAGAMGGRAAEEEIFGDDEVTTGAGGDLQQVTGMARQMVTRFGMSELGPLSLEGQGGEVFLGGGLMNRAEYSEESAARIDGQIKMIAEHGHKMARQIIRDNREVIDRLVDLLIEKETIDGEEFRQIVAEYTEVPEKEQFIPQL
- a CDS encoding DUF362 domain-containing protein, producing the protein MPSDRPLQRRQVLRLATLATGASLFPSACRAINSTVADNKVTAQSASSSPLNPPQISKVVLVYNEDRSAGTRQALDLLQPTGLKGKTVFLKPNYNTGDPAPAATDSQLLETLIQEFQGAQVGEMTIGDRSGMADTRQAMEQKGVFQLGEKYGVKTLVFDEMEAEKWQYISAEGTHWQKGFAFARPILDSEAIVNTCCLKTHQYGGHFTLSLKNSVGMVAKYVPGDSFNYMGDLHSSAHQRLMIAEINQAYKPSLVLLDGVEAFVNGGPASGKKVRSNVILAGVDRVAIDVVAIALLRLLGTTNQVSNGSIWELEQIQRAVELGLGIGQSEQIEFITPDAKSRGIVDQIRPLIT